From Hyla sarda isolate aHylSar1 chromosome 5, aHylSar1.hap1, whole genome shotgun sequence, a single genomic window includes:
- the BHLHE22 gene encoding class E basic helix-loop-helix protein 22, giving the protein MERALNLAEEDLFHKSLSAKRMESAFRSAPGLDLSQPGDRSPLHCYDGPDPSDLLRHHHTSALPSGAAGDPLALAAASMCAKYGAEGAGRGMSSVAESSGGEDQSPDDDSDGRCELVLRPGDHRSSQPGMKSDAPLGPGGGKKSKEQRALRLNINARERRRMHDLNDALDELRAVIPYAHSPSVRKLSKIATLLLAKNYILMQAQALEEMRRLVAYLNQGQAISAASIPNSAAAAAAAVALHPALGAYEQAAASAGYPFSTVASSCPDKCALFNSVSSSLCKQCTDKP; this is encoded by the coding sequence ATGGAGAGGGCGCTAAACCTGGCAGAAGAAGACTTGTTCCACAAGAGTCTCAGCGCTAAGAGGATGGAGTCTGCCTTCAGATCAGCCCCGGGTCTGGACTTGTCCCAGCCAGGAGATCGCTCTCCACTGCACTGCTATGATGGTCCGGACCCCTCAGACCTCCTGCGCCACCACCACACCTCTGCTCTGCCATCGGGGGCAGCGGGGGACCCCTTAGCGCTGGCAGCTGCCAGCATGTGCGCCAAGTACGGGGCAGAAGGCGCGGGCAGGGGGATGTCCTCGGTGGCGGAAAGCAGCGGAGGAGAAGACCAAAGCCCGGACGATGACAGTGACGGCCGCTGCGAGCTGGTGCTCAGGCCGGGGGACCATAGATCCTCCCAGCCTGGGATGAAGTCCGATGCGCCGCTTGGACCTGGAGGAGGTAAGAAGTCGAAGGAGCAGCGAGCCCTGAGGCTGAACATTAACGCCAGGGAGAGGAGACGCATGCACGATCTGAACGATGCCCTGGACGAGCTGCGAGCTGTCATTCCTTATGCCCATAGCCCCTCGGTCAGGAAGCTCTCCAAGATAGCCACCCTACTCCTGGCTAAGAACTACATCCTCATGCAAGCCCAGGCGCTGGAAGAGATGAGAAGACTGGTGGCTTATCTCAACCAAGGCCAGGCCATCTCTGCTGCCTCCATCCCCAActctgctgctgccgccgccgctgctgttgCCCTTCATCCTGCACTTGGGGCTTACGAGCAAGCGGCTGCCAGCGCAGGCTACCCCTTCAGCACCGTGGCCAGTTCCTGCCCGGATAAATGTGCCCTATTCAACAGCGTGTCCTCCAGTCTGTGCAAACAGTGTACTGACAAGCCTTAA